From a region of the Mycolicibacterium sp. MU0050 genome:
- a CDS encoding sensor histidine kinase — protein sequence MAVATDVLPAPPRARDRHLGVVPTAAMVTNAVIAVLWFWIPLAIMVVAVSSIPSIIGTALATVAFIYLMRGVNVVERGRSEAVFGMGIPVPARPLTHRDGFVGWLHQLWLDFSSARFWKGFAHHYLRLLYDFLATGITLVLLAFAFLGPAAAIAVRGSDAAAGVDFLPVPLAFVLGSTALLAALAILIFAPAVDAQIDRWLLAPSDTAALRNQVHALADARQGAVSSAHTERHRIERDLHDGVQPRLVSLAMTIGLARTKLDSDPNAAKALIDEAHGDAKQALSELRDVVRGIAPSILSDRGLDAALSAVVQRSENSGIPTSLDVSLPGRLPDEVEAVAYFLVAEALTNVAKHAAAGRAVVTVRVDETTQQLHVSVFDDGRGGAQISDDPGSTGLRGLAERVRAAGGTLSVSSPATGPTIVSAVLPCAS from the coding sequence ATGGCAGTCGCAACCGACGTTCTTCCGGCCCCGCCGCGCGCCCGCGACCGACATCTCGGGGTGGTTCCCACCGCCGCGATGGTGACCAACGCCGTCATCGCGGTGCTGTGGTTCTGGATCCCGTTGGCGATCATGGTGGTTGCCGTCTCCTCGATCCCGTCGATCATCGGCACGGCGCTGGCCACCGTGGCGTTCATCTATCTGATGCGCGGGGTGAACGTCGTCGAGCGGGGTCGCTCCGAGGCGGTGTTCGGCATGGGGATCCCCGTCCCGGCGCGCCCCCTGACCCACCGCGACGGGTTCGTGGGCTGGCTGCATCAGCTGTGGCTGGACTTCAGCAGTGCCCGGTTCTGGAAGGGCTTCGCGCACCACTATCTCCGGCTGCTCTACGACTTCCTGGCGACCGGGATCACGCTGGTCCTGCTGGCCTTCGCCTTCCTCGGCCCCGCCGCGGCCATCGCGGTGCGAGGCAGCGACGCCGCGGCCGGCGTGGACTTTCTGCCGGTGCCGCTGGCGTTCGTGCTGGGCAGCACCGCGTTGCTCGCCGCGCTCGCGATCCTCATCTTCGCCCCCGCCGTCGACGCCCAGATCGACCGCTGGCTGCTGGCCCCGTCGGACACTGCGGCCCTGCGCAATCAGGTCCACGCACTCGCCGACGCCCGCCAAGGGGCGGTGTCGTCGGCGCACACCGAGCGGCACCGCATCGAGCGCGACCTGCACGACGGCGTGCAACCGCGGCTGGTGTCGTTGGCCATGACCATCGGCCTGGCGCGGACCAAGCTGGACTCCGACCCGAACGCGGCCAAGGCCCTGATCGACGAGGCGCACGGCGACGCCAAGCAGGCCCTGTCCGAACTGCGCGACGTGGTGCGCGGCATCGCGCCGAGCATCCTGTCGGACCGCGGCCTGGACGCCGCGCTGTCCGCGGTGGTGCAGCGCAGCGAAAACTCGGGCATACCAACATCGTTGGACGTCTCGCTGCCGGGTCGTCTGCCCGACGAGGTGGAAGCCGTGGCGTACTTCCTGGTCGCCGAGGCGTTGACGAATGTGGCCAAGCACGCGGCGGCCGGCCGCGCGGTGGTGACCGTCCGCGTCGACGAGACCACCCAGCAGCTGCACGTGTCGGTCTTCGACGACGGCCGCGGCGGTGCGCAGATCTCCGACGATCCCGGCAGCACCGGGCTGCGCGGGCTGGCCGAACGCGTCCGGGCCGCCGGCGGCACCCTGTCGGTGTCCAGCCCGGCCACCGGCCCCACCATCGTCAGCGCGGTGTTGCCATGCGCATCGTGA
- a CDS encoding LLM class flavin-dependent oxidoreductase, protein MRVGMTMPVMEPDLDAATLRTWATIVDEGPFSSLCWGERIAFDNPESLTLLGALAAWTDRVRLVTTVIVPQLHDPVMCAKALATGDLISGGRLTVGFGVGGRHEDYQAVGADPKTQTMRDMAERIAIMRRVWAGERITDSVLPVGPPPVQPGGPRLLVGTIGPKTVRSAAAWADGLAGTTLDLDVGKQNELFDVARQAWAQAGKPAPHLATSFWFALGPAEAAREQVRTHLRRYMNWIPAEYVDAMAPTTGWSGDEEQLAAVLREFAAVGTDEVHLIPTSTDVDQLRRVAEVVHDFT, encoded by the coding sequence ATGCGGGTAGGGATGACGATGCCGGTCATGGAACCGGATCTGGACGCCGCGACATTGCGGACCTGGGCGACGATCGTCGACGAGGGTCCGTTCTCGTCCCTGTGCTGGGGCGAGCGGATCGCGTTCGACAACCCCGAGAGCCTGACGCTGCTCGGCGCGTTGGCGGCGTGGACCGACCGGGTCCGGCTGGTGACCACGGTGATCGTCCCGCAGTTGCATGACCCGGTGATGTGCGCCAAGGCGCTGGCCACGGGCGATCTGATCTCCGGGGGCCGGCTGACGGTGGGCTTCGGCGTCGGTGGCCGCCACGAGGATTACCAGGCCGTCGGGGCGGACCCGAAGACGCAGACGATGCGCGACATGGCGGAGCGGATCGCGATCATGCGGCGGGTGTGGGCCGGGGAGCGGATCACCGATTCCGTGCTGCCGGTGGGCCCGCCGCCCGTGCAGCCCGGTGGGCCGCGCCTGCTGGTGGGAACCATCGGGCCCAAGACCGTGCGCAGCGCGGCCGCCTGGGCCGACGGGTTGGCCGGCACCACGCTGGATCTCGACGTCGGCAAGCAGAACGAGCTGTTCGACGTCGCGCGTCAGGCCTGGGCGCAGGCCGGCAAACCCGCGCCACACCTGGCGACGTCATTCTGGTTCGCGCTCGGCCCGGCCGAGGCGGCGCGCGAGCAGGTGCGGACGCATCTGCGCCGCTACATGAACTGGATTCCCGCCGAGTATGTCGACGCGATGGCGCCGACCACGGGCTGGTCCGGCGACGAGGAGCAATTGGCCGCGGTGCTGCGCGAATTCGCCGCGGTGGGCACCGACGAGGTGCATCTGATCCCGACCAGTACGGATGTCGATCAGCTGCGGCGGGTGGCCGAGGTGGTGCACGACTTCACCTGA
- a CDS encoding TDT family transporter: protein MSATATPGEPPAPRKRVEVLGSIGPNWFAAVMGTGIVAVAGATLPLPLPGVRGFTEVVWVIALVLLVVLVLVVGGHWLWHPRVVRGHARNPQMAHFYGAAPMALITVGTGALLVGKDLIGERAAVDLAWVLWTAGTLGGLFTAVSIPFLMFTQHSVEPDAAFGGWLMPVVPPMVSAAGGALLLEHMAPGTGRETMLYGCYAMFGLSLVASLIIITMIWTRLALYGTSGTARVPTLWIVLGPLGQSITVAGLLGTHAGSAVDPEIASGMRVFGILFGVPVWGFAVLWIALATALTVRTLRRGMPFALTWWSLTFPVGTFVTGTTQLAEHTTLPAFEVAAVVAYVGLLGTWVLVALRTTGGSLRGSLFAPPTSTDPIRAHKDPVV from the coding sequence GTGAGCGCCACCGCAACCCCGGGTGAACCCCCCGCCCCACGCAAGCGGGTCGAAGTGTTGGGCAGCATCGGTCCCAACTGGTTCGCCGCGGTGATGGGCACGGGCATCGTGGCCGTCGCGGGTGCCACCCTGCCGTTGCCGCTGCCGGGCGTGCGCGGGTTCACCGAGGTGGTGTGGGTGATCGCGCTGGTGCTGCTGGTGGTGCTGGTCCTCGTCGTCGGTGGGCATTGGCTCTGGCATCCCCGGGTGGTGCGCGGGCACGCCCGCAATCCGCAGATGGCGCACTTCTACGGCGCGGCGCCGATGGCGTTGATCACCGTCGGCACGGGTGCGTTGCTGGTGGGCAAGGATCTGATCGGTGAGCGCGCCGCCGTCGATCTGGCGTGGGTGTTGTGGACCGCCGGCACCCTGGGCGGGTTGTTCACCGCGGTGAGCATCCCCTTTCTGATGTTCACCCAGCACAGCGTGGAACCCGACGCGGCGTTCGGCGGCTGGCTGATGCCCGTTGTGCCGCCCATGGTGTCCGCGGCCGGTGGGGCCCTGCTGCTCGAGCACATGGCGCCGGGCACCGGCCGCGAGACCATGCTGTACGGCTGCTACGCCATGTTCGGGCTGTCGCTGGTGGCCTCGCTGATCATCATCACGATGATCTGGACACGGTTGGCCCTGTACGGCACCTCGGGTACCGCGCGGGTGCCGACGCTGTGGATCGTGCTCGGTCCGCTGGGGCAGTCCATCACCGTGGCCGGGCTGTTGGGCACCCACGCGGGGAGCGCCGTCGACCCCGAGATCGCGAGCGGCATGCGGGTTTTCGGCATCCTGTTCGGCGTGCCGGTGTGGGGGTTCGCGGTGCTGTGGATCGCGTTGGCGACGGCGCTGACGGTGCGGACCCTGCGCCGCGGAATGCCGTTCGCGTTGACCTGGTGGAGTCTGACCTTCCCGGTCGGCACGTTCGTCACCGGAACCACGCAGCTGGCCGAGCACACGACGCTGCCGGCGTTCGAGGTCGCCGCCGTGGTGGCCTACGTCGGTCTGCTGGGCACCTGGGTGCTGGTCGCGCTGCGCACCACGGGCGGCAGCCTGCGGGGCAGCCTGTTCGCGCCGCCGACGAGCACCGACCCGATTCGGGCGCACAAGGATCCGGTCGTCTGA
- a CDS encoding lactate 2-monooxygenase, whose protein sequence is MNAWGNYQYEIYFQGLTGVLPSLPMSYAELEERARQALSPSVWSYVAGGAGDEHTQDGNVTAFQNWGLMPRMLVGATERDLSVELWGKRWPAPIFLAPIGVIALCAQDGHGDLATAKAAAASGVPMVASTLVEDPMEDIVAEFGDTPGFFQLYCPNDRDIAESLVRRAEAAGYAGIVVTLDTWIPGWRPRDLATANFPQLRGKCLANYTSDPVFREKAGLAEGADPRDAVMYFASVFGKSLTWDDLTWLRSLTKLPLILKGICHPDDARRAADYGVDGIYCSNHGGRQANGGIPAIDCLPDVVAAAGDLPVLFDSGVRSGADVIKALALGASAVGIGRPYAYGLALGGVDGIVHVLRSLLAEADLIMAVDGYPTLADLTPDALRRVGR, encoded by the coding sequence GTGAACGCCTGGGGCAATTACCAATACGAGATCTATTTCCAGGGCCTCACGGGCGTGTTGCCCTCGCTCCCGATGTCGTATGCGGAGCTGGAGGAACGGGCGCGGCAGGCGCTGTCCCCGTCGGTGTGGTCCTACGTCGCCGGAGGGGCCGGCGACGAGCACACCCAGGACGGCAACGTCACCGCCTTCCAGAACTGGGGTCTGATGCCGCGGATGCTCGTCGGCGCCACCGAACGGGATCTCTCCGTGGAACTGTGGGGGAAACGTTGGCCCGCACCGATTTTCCTGGCGCCCATCGGCGTCATCGCGTTGTGCGCCCAGGACGGTCACGGCGACCTGGCGACCGCCAAGGCGGCGGCCGCCTCCGGGGTGCCGATGGTCGCTTCCACCCTGGTCGAGGACCCGATGGAGGACATCGTCGCCGAATTCGGCGACACCCCAGGGTTTTTTCAGCTGTACTGCCCCAACGACCGGGATATCGCCGAGAGCCTGGTGCGCCGCGCCGAGGCGGCGGGGTACGCCGGAATCGTCGTCACGCTGGACACCTGGATCCCCGGCTGGCGTCCGCGCGACCTCGCCACCGCCAACTTCCCGCAATTACGCGGCAAGTGCCTGGCCAATTACACCAGCGACCCGGTGTTCCGGGAGAAGGCCGGGCTGGCCGAGGGCGCCGACCCGCGCGACGCGGTGATGTACTTCGCGAGCGTCTTCGGCAAGTCGTTGACCTGGGACGACCTCACCTGGCTGCGCTCGCTGACCAAGCTGCCGCTGATCCTCAAGGGCATCTGCCACCCCGACGACGCGCGCCGCGCGGCGGATTACGGGGTGGACGGCATCTACTGCTCCAACCACGGTGGCCGCCAGGCCAATGGCGGGATCCCCGCCATCGATTGCCTGCCGGACGTGGTGGCCGCCGCCGGTGATCTGCCGGTGTTGTTCGACTCGGGCGTGCGTTCGGGCGCCGACGTCATCAAGGCCCTGGCGCTGGGCGCCAGCGCGGTCGGCATCGGCCGGCCGTATGCCTACGGCCTGGCGCTCGGCGGTGTCGACGGCATCGTGCACGTGCTGCGGTCCCTGCTGGCCGAGGCCGACCTCATCATGGCGGTCGACGGGTATCCCACGCTGGCGGATCTGACGCCGGATGCGTTGCGCCGCGTGGGCAGGTGA